A genomic segment from Nodularia sphaerocarpa UHCC 0038 encodes:
- a CDS encoding substrate-binding domain-containing protein, with product MYNNPLSCDRPLQTAQELKGAKFCLECGFPATLSEQVEIKGNWGTYQVISYLGVRGYGRLYSGMQIKDKQPVEIKEYLLPNRCFNEEEIQQRKQIFQRIGGVKLADSRIQNFRLVKTREPIADENQERCYLITQGIEASQTLGQYLTENGKMTASQVREVLNQTLQTLEFLHSQKISFPSNQVQEGMAHGNINLDSILIKLSKNKQFSLYLCDLAIWENLFIPPTIPQSAPAQREHDLESLGLVAFYLLSGSTLDYASNQPLDPRDNQQWSTTDNHLKQFIEQLMGFRTPFISAESARQALIKLPKEGQADNSSQLAENETATQGLKKWSIWLLIIILLLMGGGIGYYLLLRKPGNDSSKHIEWSKLQRYFVDVNNIPTGRFKYTGEAVGTWTFLQLDNIPLKDLVANPKPEAGANFQYDPVTSKLENKDEPIAAVERKEKDFAITSLTKNISDKLDKKPVAYDGLLVYVEFDISNSKIANELGEKITLDQLRQIYTGKFTNWQQINSNLPDLEIRPFAPTEPEAISKFKEIVLKNDRQDEALFDKVNRVDTTSTLRQIRQEIDTGNNTGIISFGIISRIKGQCAAYPLAIVDGNNPAIQPLFQKRDRRPIKTSDDLCRHDNYFFDVNTFQRYPLGYLTFVVYPKDNSLPPAGLKFAEILTTAQGQCLLSKVGLVPLQPIPDDINNYACKSLP from the coding sequence TTGTACAACAATCCATTAAGTTGCGATCGCCCTCTGCAAACAGCCCAGGAACTCAAAGGTGCTAAATTCTGCTTAGAATGTGGTTTTCCTGCTACTTTGTCTGAGCAAGTAGAAATTAAAGGGAATTGGGGTACTTATCAGGTAATTAGTTATTTAGGAGTGCGCGGTTATGGTCGCTTATACTCAGGGATGCAAATCAAAGATAAACAACCTGTAGAAATTAAAGAATATCTCCTACCCAATCGTTGTTTTAATGAAGAAGAAATCCAGCAACGTAAACAAATTTTTCAACGTATAGGAGGGGTGAAATTAGCGGATAGTAGAATTCAAAATTTCCGTTTAGTTAAGACTAGGGAACCTATTGCTGATGAAAATCAAGAACGGTGCTATTTAATCACTCAAGGAATCGAAGCATCTCAGACATTGGGTCAATATTTAACAGAAAACGGCAAAATGACAGCTTCTCAAGTGCGAGAGGTACTGAATCAGACTCTACAGACTCTAGAATTTCTCCACAGCCAAAAAATAAGTTTTCCCTCCAATCAAGTGCAGGAAGGAATGGCTCACGGTAACATAAACTTAGATAGTATTCTGATTAAATTAAGCAAAAATAAACAATTTTCTCTATATCTTTGTGATTTAGCAATTTGGGAAAACTTATTTATTCCCCCAACTATTCCCCAATCTGCACCTGCTCAAAGAGAGCATGATTTAGAATCATTAGGATTAGTAGCTTTTTATTTACTGTCAGGAAGCACTTTAGATTATGCTTCTAATCAACCTCTAGACCCTAGAGACAATCAACAATGGTCTACTACAGATAATCATTTAAAGCAATTTATTGAGCAATTAATGGGTTTCCGTACTCCTTTTATCAGTGCAGAATCTGCTCGTCAAGCATTAATTAAATTGCCTAAAGAGGGACAGGCAGACAATTCATCTCAATTGGCTGAAAATGAGACAGCAACCCAGGGGTTAAAAAAATGGTCGATTTGGTTATTAATCATAATTTTATTGTTAATGGGAGGGGGAATTGGTTATTATTTATTATTACGCAAGCCAGGAAATGATAGCAGCAAACATATCGAATGGTCTAAACTCCAGAGATATTTTGTAGATGTAAATAACATACCTACGGGTAGATTTAAGTACACAGGAGAAGCAGTGGGTACATGGACTTTTCTTCAACTTGACAATATCCCTTTAAAAGATTTAGTGGCTAATCCCAAGCCAGAAGCGGGAGCGAATTTTCAATATGATCCTGTAACGTCAAAGTTGGAAAATAAAGATGAACCTATAGCAGCAGTTGAAAGAAAAGAGAAAGATTTTGCCATCACAAGTTTGACTAAAAATATATCAGACAAACTAGATAAAAAACCTGTTGCTTATGATGGGTTACTGGTTTATGTCGAATTTGATATTAGCAATTCCAAAATAGCAAATGAGTTAGGTGAAAAAATTACTCTTGATCAATTGCGTCAGATTTATACAGGAAAATTTACAAACTGGCAGCAAATTAATAGTAATCTTCCGGATCTAGAAATTAGACCTTTTGCCCCAACCGAACCAGAAGCCATCAGCAAATTTAAAGAAATAGTTCTGAAAAATGATCGTCAAGACGAAGCTTTGTTTGACAAAGTAAATAGAGTGGATACAACCAGCACCCTGAGGCAAATTCGTCAGGAAATTGACACTGGAAATAATACTGGTATTATTAGTTTTGGCATTATCAGTAGAATTAAGGGACAGTGTGCTGCCTATCCATTAGCAATAGTCGATGGTAACAACCCAGCTATTCAACCTCTATTTCAAAAGCGCGATCGCCGACCAATCAAAACCTCAGATGACCTATGCCGGCATGATAACTATTTTTTTGATGTAAATACTTTCCAAAGGTATCCTTTAGGATACCTTACATTTGTAGTTTACCCTAAGGACAACAGCCTCCCACCAGCTGGTCTTAAGTTTGCTGAGATACTAACCACTGCACAGGGTCAGTGTTTACTTAGTAAAGTAGGTCTTGTCCCTTTACAACCTATACCTGATGATATAAATAACTATGCCTGCAAATCGCTGCCCTAA
- a CDS encoding phage tail protein, with amino-acid sequence MAGNNNSNVTHELNYVTTNRFYVEIDKSIAASFSECSGFSVQIKKNVFSEGGVNDQQRIYLGQAEFADVTLKRGVTDNQGFWKWISSVFTEKSTRRNVNILVFNQAGETMMSWTLIGAVPIAWKTPALQADGNAVAIEELTLAYEGLKVGKDKGGGNPTTRTQSGFFSSN; translated from the coding sequence ATGGCTGGAAATAATAACAGTAACGTTACTCATGAATTAAATTATGTTACTACCAATCGTTTTTATGTAGAAATAGATAAATCTATTGCTGCATCTTTTAGCGAATGTTCTGGTTTCAGCGTGCAAATTAAGAAAAATGTTTTTTCCGAAGGTGGGGTTAATGACCAGCAGAGAATTTATTTAGGTCAAGCCGAATTTGCAGACGTAACCCTCAAACGAGGAGTTACCGACAACCAAGGGTTTTGGAAATGGATTAGTTCCGTATTTACTGAAAAATCTACCCGACGTAATGTGAATATTTTAGTCTTCAATCAAGCCGGCGAAACCATGATGAGTTGGACTTTAATTGGTGCTGTTCCTATAGCCTGGAAAACACCTGCACTCCAAGCCGATGGTAATGCAGTGGCTATTGAAGAATTAACATTAGCTTATGAAGGCTTAAAAGTAGGAAAAGATAAAGGAGGCGGTAATCCCACAACACGTACACAGTCGGGATTTTTCTCATCGAATTAA
- a CDS encoding response regulator gives MATGENITVLLVEDNERFREGLRTLLNFYSSNSSLPLEVVGEANSLAQVLKFTQQKSPDLILLDLQLIGTDGITVLVNLKESAYMGKVLVLSAHQEDEWIFRAMQAGASGYVFKNHLATQLCEAISTVIRSEIYLPSEVASRFFRFFQAYSDSCLRACHQLHLTQREQEVLYWLTQGASNEEIAKHLYVTVATVKAHLTSVFEKLKVNSRTQAIVTALKLGLVKA, from the coding sequence ATGGCTACTGGTGAAAATATAACAGTTCTCTTGGTAGAGGACAATGAAAGATTCCGCGAAGGTCTACGTACTCTTTTAAATTTTTATAGTAGTAATTCTTCTTTGCCTTTAGAAGTAGTAGGTGAGGCTAATTCTCTAGCTCAAGTTTTAAAATTTACGCAGCAGAAATCTCCAGATTTAATCCTACTAGATTTGCAATTGATCGGGACTGATGGCATTACAGTGTTAGTTAACTTGAAGGAAAGTGCTTATATGGGTAAGGTGTTAGTGTTATCTGCTCATCAAGAAGATGAATGGATTTTTCGAGCTATGCAAGCGGGAGCATCGGGTTATGTGTTTAAAAATCATTTGGCGACTCAGCTATGTGAAGCTATTAGTACTGTGATTCGGTCGGAAATTTATCTACCTTCAGAAGTTGCTAGTAGATTTTTTCGATTTTTTCAGGCTTATTCAGACTCTTGTTTGCGGGCTTGTCATCAACTGCACTTAACACAACGAGAACAAGAAGTTTTATACTGGTTGACTCAAGGAGCTTCTAATGAAGAAATCGCCAAGCATTTATATGTGACAGTTGCTACAGTCAAGGCTCATCTCACCAGTGTTTTTGAAAAGTTGAAGGTTAATAGCCGTACTCAAGCTATTGTGACTGCCTTGAAGCTAGGACTCGTGAAGGCTTAA
- a CDS encoding CHASE2 domain-containing serine/threonine-protein kinase, translating to MKYIADEIRAIFLKTFKQSVIISSAIATILVVGIQKLQVLETLELKLYDQMMQMRADPGKDPRLLIVAVTEQDLQKWNWPLPGEVLDQLLGKLEEYEPRAIGLDILRDLPVQPGHEKLLQRLQQSDIIIPICKHADTENPGIAPPQGVEPERVGFSDVVVDTDGLIRRNLISVSVDQSDSCQSPYSLSWQLAMKYLEVGNIQPQLTANQELQLSNVVFKPLQSNFGGYQNADTQGYQILLNYRSPRQIAEQVTVTDILSGQVNRDLVHDRIILIGSTAQSLKDTFNTPFTAGKADNSGRMAGVEIHGHKVSQILSAVLNNQRLFWFLPGWGEIIWIGGWSLVGGFLAWRIRHPLGLGLAEGTSLAVLFGSNFLIFTQAGWFPVVSPALGLVVAAGGVLASSSYYSKRDQEKIMQRVEDQKELIAQLQAYVNQEKSSLTPAPTVINPIYPMGQELSLNTLLNNRYKITENLGIGGFSNTYLAQDIQRPGNPLCVIKQMRPANQDPEYIKVLRRLFNTEADIIETLGKHPQIPYLLAFFEENQQFYLVMEFIDGHPLSQEFIPEVPRSRAEVMNLLKEVLQVLVFVHSYGVIHRDIKPNNLIRRKTDGQIVLIDFGAVKQIQPQLQPEEQESQTIAIGTPSYAPGEQMSGMPRLNSDIYALGMIGIQALTGVYPKVFRRDVNTGKVIIPTTSSTGEQIWQYWWQLADSTEELTRVLDKMVHLDFTQRYQSAMEVLNIVQTL from the coding sequence ATGAAGTATATTGCTGATGAAATACGGGCTATTTTCCTCAAGACATTCAAACAATCCGTAATTATTTCTAGTGCGATCGCCACAATTTTAGTCGTGGGAATTCAGAAACTGCAAGTATTAGAAACGTTGGAGTTGAAGCTCTATGACCAGATGATGCAAATGCGTGCCGATCCGGGGAAAGACCCGCGTCTATTAATTGTGGCTGTCACTGAACAGGATCTACAAAAATGGAATTGGCCTTTACCTGGGGAAGTTCTAGATCAACTTTTAGGCAAACTGGAAGAATATGAACCCCGCGCCATTGGTCTAGATATTTTGCGTGACTTACCTGTACAGCCTGGCCATGAAAAACTACTACAACGCTTACAGCAAAGTGATATCATCATCCCTATCTGTAAACACGCCGATACCGAAAATCCGGGTATCGCACCCCCACAAGGAGTAGAACCAGAGCGAGTAGGATTTAGCGATGTCGTCGTAGATACAGATGGTTTAATTCGCCGTAATCTTATATCAGTTAGTGTAGATCAGTCCGATAGTTGCCAAAGTCCCTATTCCCTAAGTTGGCAGTTAGCTATGAAATATTTAGAAGTTGGAAATATTCAGCCACAATTAACCGCCAACCAGGAACTGCAACTGAGTAATGTGGTATTTAAACCTCTGCAAAGTAACTTTGGTGGTTATCAAAATGCAGATACTCAAGGCTATCAAATTCTCCTTAATTACCGTTCTCCCCGTCAGATAGCCGAGCAAGTTACTGTTACAGATATACTTTCAGGTCAGGTAAACCGCGATTTAGTCCACGACCGCATCATCTTAATTGGTTCTACCGCACAGAGCTTAAAAGATACTTTTAATACACCATTTACTGCTGGAAAAGCTGATAATTCTGGCAGGATGGCAGGAGTTGAAATTCATGGACATAAGGTCAGTCAGATTCTCAGTGCAGTTTTAAACAACCAGCGTCTGTTTTGGTTTTTACCTGGGTGGGGTGAAATCATTTGGATAGGGGGATGGTCTTTAGTGGGTGGATTTTTAGCATGGCGCATTCGACATCCATTAGGCTTAGGACTGGCAGAAGGCACATCGTTGGCGGTATTATTTGGGAGTAATTTTCTCATTTTTACTCAAGCCGGATGGTTTCCAGTAGTTTCTCCGGCACTGGGCTTAGTAGTTGCAGCAGGTGGTGTCCTTGCCTCTAGCAGTTATTACAGCAAGCGAGATCAAGAAAAAATCATGCAACGGGTGGAAGACCAAAAAGAATTAATTGCTCAGTTGCAAGCCTATGTAAATCAGGAAAAGAGCAGCTTGACCCCAGCACCAACTGTGATCAATCCTATCTATCCTATGGGGCAAGAACTTTCTCTAAACACCTTACTCAATAACCGTTACAAAATTACTGAGAATTTAGGTATTGGAGGATTTAGCAATACTTACCTAGCTCAAGATATTCAACGACCGGGAAATCCTCTGTGTGTTATTAAACAGATGCGACCTGCTAATCAAGATCCAGAATATATCAAGGTCCTCAGAAGGTTATTTAATACTGAAGCAGATATTATCGAAACTTTGGGGAAACACCCACAAATACCATACCTGCTGGCGTTTTTTGAAGAAAATCAGCAATTTTATTTAGTGATGGAATTTATTGATGGTCATCCTTTATCCCAAGAGTTCATACCGGAGGTTCCTCGTTCACGCGCTGAAGTCATGAATCTACTTAAGGAAGTTTTGCAGGTTTTGGTTTTTGTTCACAGCTATGGTGTGATTCATCGAGATATTAAACCTAACAACTTGATTCGGCGTAAAACGGATGGACAAATTGTTTTAATTGACTTTGGTGCTGTGAAGCAGATTCAGCCCCAACTGCAACCAGAAGAGCAAGAAAGTCAAACAATCGCCATTGGTACTCCTAGTTATGCACCTGGTGAACAAATGAGCGGTATGCCAAGACTCAACAGTGATATTTATGCTTTGGGAATGATTGGTATACAAGCTTTAACCGGGGTATATCCAAAAGTTTTCCGTAGAGATGTCAATACTGGTAAAGTCATTATTCCTACAACATCTTCAACTGGGGAACAGATTTGGCAGTATTGGTGGCAACTAGCAGATAGTACGGAGGAATTGACCAGAGTTCTAGATAAAATGGTACATCTTGACTTCACCCAAAGATATCAGTCTGCGATGGAGGTGCTGAATATTGTCCAAACTTTATAA
- a CDS encoding sensor histidine kinase — MIREVGLHKKTSHQHEFISSNIQEFCQLQSAQLTSQQPILFARIVYHDYFLKTHQEVIKYAINQAHFLPKTLAYLRSESYLIDFPPVGKICEIQLHKLPAIAYICPIGYRNQKPEYIQIITNEPISQCLQDYIKQSAMLLSNYAAIYLDYGRQKAEIKLLEHILHRVGHQLRSHLAMIGLYANNLCLGLKESPWQEQATIINESIQDIDTNLTEIINCGQGEKLRTSPQDLRNLVLESIQCLQPLLAQKQVTISIPDISTTLLIDRLQIKQVFDNLLSNAVYFSPQSGRITCSWQIFQDEILIKISDQGPGISPEDTQQIFTPFYSTRPGGTGLGLAIAKKIILDHYGNLWAQSVSELGAQFCIILPRPQNI; from the coding sequence ATGATCAGGGAAGTTGGTCTACACAAAAAAACAAGTCATCAGCATGAATTCATCTCATCAAATATCCAAGAGTTTTGTCAGTTGCAGTCTGCCCAGTTAACCAGTCAACAGCCAATTTTATTTGCTCGTATTGTCTATCATGATTATTTCTTAAAAACACATCAAGAAGTGATTAAGTATGCTATAAATCAAGCTCATTTTTTACCCAAAACTTTAGCTTATTTACGGTCAGAATCATATTTAATTGATTTTCCTCCTGTAGGTAAAATATGTGAAATACAACTACATAAGTTGCCTGCAATAGCTTATATTTGCCCGATTGGTTATAGAAATCAAAAACCTGAATACATTCAGATAATTACGAATGAACCTATCTCACAATGCTTACAAGATTACATCAAGCAATCTGCAATGCTACTGAGCAATTATGCAGCTATATATTTAGACTATGGTAGGCAGAAAGCTGAAATTAAACTGCTAGAACATATACTGCATCGAGTCGGACACCAATTGCGGAGCCATTTAGCGATGATTGGATTGTATGCCAACAATTTATGTTTAGGCTTAAAAGAAAGCCCTTGGCAAGAACAAGCAACAATCATCAATGAAAGTATTCAAGATATAGATACTAATCTTACAGAGATCATTAATTGCGGTCAAGGAGAAAAATTAAGAACCAGCCCGCAAGATTTAAGAAATTTAGTGCTTGAAAGTATACAATGCTTACAACCTTTATTGGCTCAGAAGCAAGTAACAATTTCTATTCCTGATATTTCTACCACATTATTAATAGACCGCTTACAAATCAAACAAGTATTTGACAATTTATTGAGTAATGCTGTGTATTTTAGTCCTCAATCAGGAAGAATAACCTGTAGTTGGCAGATTTTTCAAGATGAAATTCTGATTAAAATTTCCGACCAAGGGCCAGGAATATCTCCAGAGGATACGCAACAAATATTTACCCCTTTTTATTCCACTCGTCCAGGAGGTACAGGTTTGGGTTTAGCGATCGCCAAAAAAATTATTCTAGACCATTACGGAAATTTGTGGGCGCAGAGTGTATCAGAACTTGGCGCGCAATTTTGCATCATTTTGCCTCGACCCCAGAATATTTAG
- a CDS encoding FHA domain-containing protein → MPANRCPNPTCEYFNRALPNNAKVCPWCSTPLGNIISPRPQQPIPQQPIPQQPVPQQPVPQQPVQPPRSITPQPTYQPPVDYPTDYQPRPPIQPTPPPYTPPAAPRLPILKLIHSSGREFQWSGEAGFIGRRSQTMTIPPEIDLSNIPNEGVVSRRHARVSWDWSQNSYMIIDMSTNGIYLNGTPLSPGVPYRLLNGDSLQFGQDNLVRFAVYIM, encoded by the coding sequence ATGCCTGCAAATCGCTGCCCTAATCCAACCTGTGAATATTTTAACCGCGCCCTACCGAATAACGCTAAGGTTTGCCCTTGGTGTTCAACTCCTTTGGGTAATATAATTTCGCCTCGACCACAGCAGCCTATTCCACAGCAGCCTATTCCACAACAACCTGTTCCACAACAACCTGTTCCACAACAACCTGTTCAACCACCGCGATCCATAACACCCCAACCTACCTATCAACCCCCTGTTGATTATCCAACGGATTATCAGCCACGCCCACCCATACAACCCACACCGCCACCTTATACCCCACCGGCGGCTCCCAGATTACCAATCTTAAAGCTGATTCACTCTTCAGGTAGGGAATTTCAATGGTCTGGTGAAGCAGGTTTCATTGGTCGCCGTAGTCAAACCATGACTATTCCGCCGGAAATTGACTTAAGTAATATTCCCAACGAAGGTGTAGTTTCTCGTCGCCATGCGCGGGTGTCTTGGGACTGGTCGCAAAATTCCTACATGATTATTGACATGAGTACCAATGGTATTTATTTAAACGGAACTCCTTTGAGTCCTGGTGTACCGTATCGCCTACTTAATGGGGATTCATTGCAGTTTGGTCAAGATAATCTGGTGCGTTTTGCTGTGTATATTATGTAA